Proteins from a single region of Hypomesus transpacificus isolate Combined female chromosome 9, fHypTra1, whole genome shotgun sequence:
- the kbtbd8 gene encoding kelch repeat and BTB domain-containing protein 8, translating to MAACGEVGKLLQVQNGTPVNSNYNGVDAVHACTVLQQLKALYDEAQLTDIVVEVDHGKTFSCHRNVLAAISPYFRSMFTSGLTESSQREVRIVGVESESMQLVLDYAYTSRVTLSESNVQALFTAASIFQIPALQDQCAQFMISRLDPQNCIGVYMFADAYGHQELRERSQDYIRKKFLCVSSEQEFLQLNKDQLVSILDSDDLNVEKEEHVFQSIIRWLEHDRPCREADLTEVFGQCIRLPLLDETFLSEIPPSFVYALTLSRDPSEAKAHVNGTNGCPQRLGMTASEMVLCFDAAPKHSGKKQTVPCLDTATGKVFKLCKPPNDLREVGILVSSENDIYIAGGYRPSNSEVSIDHRAESDFWQYEHAGNRWLPLSPLLRARIGCRLVHCCGKLYALGGRVYEGDGRNALKSVECYDARDNCWTAVSPMPVAMEFHSAVEYRDRIYVLQGEFFFCFDPRKDYWGHLAPMSVPRSQGLAALHKSCIYYIAGICRNHQRTFTVEVYDIEQNTWSRKKDLPFEQATSPYIKAMLLHGRLHLFVRATQVMVEEHVFRTSRKNCLFQYDDEADSWTKVYETPDRLWDLGRHFECVVAKLYPQCLQKVL from the exons ATGGCTGCCTGTGGAG AAGTAGGCAAGCTGTTACAAGTACAGAATGGGACTCCTGTAAACTCAAACTACAATGGTGTTGATGCTGTCCATGCATGTACAGTGCTTCAGCAACTCAAAGCCTTGTACGACGAAGCACAGCTCACAGACATTGTCGTAGAAGTGGACCATGGCAAGACCTTCTCCTGTCACCGGAATGTCCTTGCCGCAATCAGCCCTTACTTTAG GTCCATGTTCACCAGTGGCCTTACAGAGAGCAGCCAGCGCGAGGTTCGGATCGTCGGGGTGGAGTCCGAGTCCATGCAGCTGGTCCTGGACTATGCCTACACATCCAGGGTCACGCTGTCTGAGTCTAATGTCCAGGCCTTGTTCACGGCAGCCAGCATCTTCCAGATCCCAGCCCTGCAGGATCAGTGTGCCCAGTTCATGATCAGCCGGCTGGACCCTCAGAACTGCATTGGCGTGTATATGTTTGCAGATGCTTACGGCCATCAGGAACTGAGGGAACGCTCCCAGGATTACATCCGCAAGAAG ttcctgtgtgtgtcaagTGAACAGGAGTTCCTCCAGCTCAACAAGGATCAGCTGGTCAGCATCTTGGACAGCGACGACCTGAACGTGGAGAAGGAGGAACATGTGTTCCAGAGCATCATCCGTTGGCTGGAACATGATCGGCCTTGCCGGGAGGCGGACCTGACCGAGGTGTTCGGCCAGTGTATCCGCCTGCCGCTCCTTGACGAGACCTTCCTCAGCGagatccccccctccttcgtctACGCGCTCACCCTATCTAGGGACCCCTCCGAGGCCAAGGCCCACGTCAACGGCACCAATGGCTGCCCCCAGCGCCTGGGCATGACGGCCTCCGAGATGGTCCTCTGCTTCGACGCTGCACCCAAACACTCAGGGAAGAAGCAGACAGTGCCTTGTCTGGACACCGCTACCGGGAAGGTGTTTAAGCTCTGCAAACCCCCTAATGACCTTCGGGAGGTGGGTATCCTGGTGTCCTCGGAAAACGACATCTACATCGCAGGAGGCTACCGCCCGAGCAACAGCGAGGTGTCCATCGACCACAGGGCAGAGAGCGACTTCTGGCAGTATGAGCATGCAGGGAACCGTTggctgcccctctcccccctactGAGGGCCAGGATCGGCTGCAGGCTGGTGCACTGCTGTGGGAAGCTCTACGCTCTGGGTGGCCGTGTGTACGAGGGCGATGGGCGCAATGCCCTCAAGTCGGTCGAGTGCTATGACGCCAGGGACAACTGCTGGACAGCTGTCAGCCCCATGCCCGTGGCCATGGAGTTCCACAGTGCAGTGGAGTACCGAGACCGCATCTACGTTCTCCAGG GTGAATTCTTTTTCTGTTTCGATCCTCGCAAGGACTACTGGGGCCACCTGGCTCCTATGAGTGTCCCTCGGAGCCAGGGCCTGGCAGCCTTGCACAAGAGCTGCATCTACTACATTGCGGGGATCTGCAGGAACCACCAGCGCACCTTCACCGTCGAGGTCTACGACATTGAGCAGAACACCTGGAGCCGTAAGAAAGACCTGCCCTTTGAGCAGGCTACCAGCCCTTACATCAAGGCCATGCTGCTGCACGGCCGGCTGCATCTGTTTGTCCGAGCCACACAGGTCATGGTTGAAGAGCATGTGTTTCGCACCAGTCGCAAGAACTGCCTTTTCCAGTATGACGACGAGGCAGACAGCTGGACGAAGGTTTATGAGACGCCCGACCGCCTCTGGGATCTAGGCCGCCATTTTGAGTGCGTGGTGGCCAAACTGTACCCTCAATGTCTACAGAAAGTCCTCTGA